The following are from one region of the Bacillus thuringiensis genome:
- a CDS encoding undecaprenyl-diphosphatase produces the protein MSFSQLNIDAFRAINDLGKQYSSLNSTMVFLAEYMVYFLGLIIMAYWFTQSRKNKMMIIQAIVAFVTAEIIGKLVGNLHLNYQPFAVLPNVNKLVDHAVDNSFPSDHTILFFSICFSFWLVRKKARWLWFVLAFCVAISRIWVGVHYPFDVITGALIGIISALFSYWLTPKIKFIKQLLNLYEKIEQNVIPSKNKSKNF, from the coding sequence ATGTCTTTTTCTCAATTAAATATTGATGCTTTTCGAGCTATCAATGATTTAGGGAAGCAATATTCATCCCTAAACTCCACTATGGTATTTTTAGCGGAATATATGGTGTATTTTTTAGGTTTAATTATTATGGCTTATTGGTTTACTCAATCTAGAAAAAACAAAATGATGATTATTCAAGCAATAGTTGCCTTCGTAACTGCTGAAATAATTGGAAAATTAGTAGGGAATTTGCATTTGAATTATCAACCATTTGCAGTATTACCTAATGTTAATAAACTTGTCGATCATGCAGTAGATAATTCATTTCCTAGCGACCATACGATTCTATTTTTTTCGATTTGTTTTTCATTCTGGCTTGTTCGTAAAAAGGCTAGATGGTTATGGTTTGTACTTGCATTCTGCGTAGCTATTTCTCGTATTTGGGTAGGAGTTCATTATCCTTTCGATGTCATAACAGGAGCTTTAATAGGAATTATTTCAGCACTATTTTCATATTGGTTAACACCGAAAATTAAATTCATCAAACAATTACTTAATCTTTACGAAAAAATAGAACAAAATGTAATACCCTCCAAAAACAAGTCGAAAAACTTTTGA